The following are encoded in a window of Bradyrhizobium sp. WBOS07 genomic DNA:
- a CDS encoding VOC family protein has protein sequence MITGLDHVVVLVRDIGAAKAAYQTLLARAPAWQNAGEGADRVLFTLANMTIELMAPSGFSVTADRMRALLDDQEGMLASLCFRVADMSRMHRRLERVALNPDPVTEVESSDTETGNVLHWKRTRAATELTRGVRMFFLELADERPLSPATDIAPIDALDHVVVTTEDSERAAALYGARLGLDLALDRSHQDWGQLMFFRCGDLIVEVVRRPVAGSDLAHDRLWGLSWRVADIDATRARLIAAGLDLSEVRNGRKPGTRIMTVRSGTCGVQTVLLERSPKPVE, from the coding sequence ATGATCACCGGCCTCGATCACGTCGTCGTTCTGGTGAGGGACATCGGGGCGGCCAAGGCGGCCTACCAGACGCTGCTCGCCCGCGCGCCGGCCTGGCAGAACGCGGGCGAGGGCGCCGATCGCGTGCTGTTCACCCTCGCGAACATGACGATCGAGTTGATGGCGCCGAGCGGCTTTAGCGTGACGGCGGATCGCATGCGGGCACTGCTCGATGACCAGGAGGGGATGCTCGCCAGCCTGTGCTTCCGTGTCGCAGACATGAGCCGGATGCACCGCCGGCTGGAGCGGGTGGCCTTGAACCCGGATCCGGTCACCGAGGTCGAGAGCAGCGACACCGAAACAGGCAACGTCCTGCACTGGAAGCGCACACGCGCCGCCACGGAGCTCACGCGCGGCGTGCGCATGTTCTTCCTCGAGCTGGCTGACGAGCGTCCGCTTTCCCCGGCGACCGACATCGCGCCGATCGACGCGCTCGACCACGTCGTGGTCACCACCGAGGATTCCGAACGGGCCGCCGCACTCTACGGCGCGCGGCTCGGCCTCGATCTGGCGCTCGACCGCTCGCACCAGGATTGGGGCCAACTGATGTTCTTCCGCTGCGGCGACCTCATCGTCGAGGTGGTCCGCCGGCCCGTCGCCGGCAGCGACCTCGCGCATGACCGTCTGTGGGGCCTGAGCTGGCGCGTCGCCGACATCGACGCCACCCGCGCCCGCCTGATCGCGGCCGGCCTCGACCTCAGCGAGGTGCGCAACGGCCGCAAGCCGGGCACGCGGATCATGACGGTGCGGAGCGGCACCTGCGGCGTGCAGACCGTGCTGCTGGAGCGCTCGCCGAAGCCGGTGGAGTAG
- a CDS encoding TetR/AcrR family transcriptional regulator translates to MDHPASTGLAKAKRTLKWQRDPEGMRLRILEAAKQEFSAHGLAGARVDRIAAKAGANKRMLYYHVGNKDELYLAVLEGAYDKIRSEERGLDLEHLDPPEAIRRLIEFTWNYFLRNPEFLSLLQTENLARAKHLKKSTKVKSMHSPFVEMIRTVVRRGVESGDFQVAVDPVQLYISIAALSFFYLSNSATLSVIFGRDLLDKKAKDERLAHMVGLVLAALTGQSVALFEIAKAPKSRAAVAHTA, encoded by the coding sequence ATGGACCACCCAGCGAGCACCGGTTTGGCGAAGGCAAAGCGAACTCTGAAATGGCAGCGCGACCCCGAGGGGATGCGGCTGCGCATTCTCGAAGCCGCCAAGCAGGAGTTTTCCGCCCATGGTCTTGCCGGCGCGCGGGTCGACCGCATCGCGGCCAAGGCCGGCGCCAACAAGCGCATGCTGTACTACCACGTCGGCAACAAGGACGAGCTCTACCTGGCGGTGCTCGAAGGCGCCTATGACAAGATCCGCAGCGAGGAGCGGGGGCTCGACCTCGAGCATCTCGATCCGCCCGAGGCGATCAGGCGGCTGATCGAGTTCACCTGGAACTACTTCCTGCGCAATCCGGAATTCCTGTCGCTGCTCCAGACCGAGAACCTCGCGCGCGCCAAGCACCTGAAGAAGTCGACCAAGGTCAAGTCGATGCATTCGCCCTTCGTCGAGATGATCCGCACCGTGGTGCGGCGCGGCGTCGAATCCGGCGACTTCCAGGTCGCGGTCGATCCGGTGCAGCTCTACATCTCGATCGCGGCGCTCAGCTTCTTCTACCTCTCCAACTCGGCGACGCTCAGCGTGATCTTCGGCCGCGATCTCTTGGACAAGAAGGCCAAGGACGAGCGGCTCGCACACATGGTGGGCCTCGTGCTGGCTGCGCTGACGGGACAGTCCGTGGCCCTGTTCGAGATCGCAAAGGCACCGAAGTCGCGCGCTGCCGTGGCGCATACGGCGTAG
- a CDS encoding ABC transporter permease, with amino-acid sequence MAEPKPQNAVSKLLNAAWVRPFLFLVFIVVAWDLAIRLFRIPAYQIPSPLDVVAVLRTEWPELLRQSWPTTYATVCGFLLSALFGIPVAMLIAGSKTVESYVYPLLVFSQSVPKIAIAPLFVVWFGFGIIPKVISAFLLGFFPVVVSAVQGFKSVDPDMVDLARAMQGSRFQVFRAVNLPHALPAIFSGLKVSVTLAVVGAVVGEFVGSNSGIGYVMQRSIGTFDLPTMFAALVILALLGVVLFWIVDRIEKLVIPWHVSQREDVIFAS; translated from the coding sequence TTGGCCGAGCCGAAGCCGCAAAACGCTGTTTCCAAGCTGCTGAATGCAGCCTGGGTTCGGCCGTTCTTGTTCCTGGTCTTCATCGTCGTCGCCTGGGATCTGGCCATCCGGCTGTTCAGGATTCCCGCCTACCAGATCCCGTCGCCGCTCGATGTCGTTGCCGTGCTGCGGACCGAGTGGCCGGAACTGCTGCGCCAGTCCTGGCCGACCACCTACGCGACCGTGTGCGGCTTCCTGCTGTCGGCGCTGTTCGGCATCCCCGTCGCGATGCTGATCGCCGGCTCGAAGACGGTGGAGAGCTACGTCTATCCGCTACTGGTGTTCTCTCAATCCGTGCCGAAGATCGCGATCGCGCCGCTGTTCGTGGTCTGGTTCGGCTTCGGCATCATTCCGAAGGTGATCTCGGCGTTCCTGCTCGGCTTCTTTCCCGTGGTCGTCTCCGCCGTGCAGGGCTTCAAATCGGTCGACCCCGACATGGTCGATCTCGCCCGCGCCATGCAGGGCAGCCGTTTCCAGGTGTTTCGCGCGGTGAACCTGCCGCATGCGCTGCCGGCGATTTTTTCTGGCCTCAAGGTCTCGGTGACGCTCGCCGTGGTCGGCGCCGTCGTCGGCGAGTTCGTCGGCTCCAATTCCGGCATCGGCTACGTCATGCAGCGCTCGATCGGCACGTTCGACCTGCCGACGATGTTCGCGGCGCTCGTGATCCTCGCGCTGCTCGGCGTGGTCCTGTTCTGGATCGTGGACCGCATCGAGAAGCTGGTCATTCCCTGGCATGTCAGCCAGCGCGAGGACGTGATCTTTGCATCCTGA
- a CDS encoding ABC transporter substrate-binding protein, translating to MKRLIGAVSAVLMVLAAMPAQAADKVVLMLNWYVYGEHAPFYYGKAKGIYAAEGIDLEIQEGRGSAATTQAVAAKTADFGYVDVPTMMRAAIKGAPVVATGVLLQTSPMSAMGFADKNIRKPEDIKGKTVAITPADSMTQIWPLFLKKTGLKESDFKTVAGDGQTKLNAVINGQADLLLGYVMDQSMKIKDATGKDVYPIKFADYGINMVSSGIIANTDYVKANADLVRRFMSATTKAVEAAEKEPKAAAQSILDANPKGGKIDTLTQGFELTIPLYRTTETKGKRPFQVTDQNMTDSVNLMVEYGGLDAKAKDNPKAFYTNDYLPKSGS from the coding sequence ATGAAGCGGTTGATTGGGGCTGTCTCGGCGGTGCTGATGGTTCTTGCGGCCATGCCGGCGCAGGCGGCCGACAAGGTCGTGCTGATGTTGAACTGGTACGTCTATGGCGAGCACGCGCCGTTCTATTACGGCAAGGCCAAGGGCATCTATGCGGCCGAGGGCATCGACCTCGAGATCCAGGAAGGCCGCGGCTCGGCCGCCACCACCCAGGCCGTCGCGGCCAAGACCGCCGATTTCGGCTATGTCGACGTCCCCACCATGATGCGCGCCGCCATCAAGGGGGCGCCCGTGGTTGCGACCGGCGTGCTGCTGCAGACCTCGCCGATGTCCGCCATGGGCTTCGCCGACAAGAACATCAGGAAGCCGGAAGACATCAAGGGCAAGACGGTGGCGATCACGCCGGCGGATTCCATGACCCAGATCTGGCCGCTGTTCCTGAAGAAGACCGGCCTGAAGGAGAGCGATTTCAAGACCGTTGCCGGCGACGGCCAGACCAAGCTCAACGCCGTCATCAACGGCCAGGCTGACCTCTTGCTCGGCTACGTCATGGATCAGTCGATGAAGATCAAGGACGCCACCGGCAAGGACGTCTATCCGATCAAGTTCGCCGACTACGGCATCAACATGGTGTCGTCAGGCATCATCGCCAACACCGATTACGTGAAGGCCAATGCCGACCTCGTGCGCCGCTTCATGTCGGCGACCACGAAAGCGGTCGAAGCCGCCGAGAAGGAGCCGAAGGCGGCGGCGCAATCGATCCTCGATGCCAACCCCAAGGGCGGCAAGATCGACACGCTGACGCAAGGTTTCGAGCTGACCATTCCGCTCTATCGGACCACGGAGACCAAGGGCAAGCGTCCGTTCCAGGTCACCGACCAGAACATGACGGACTCCGTCAATCTGATGGTCGAATATGGCGGTCTCGACGCCAAGGCCAAGGACAACCCGAAGGCGTTCTACACCAACGATTATCTGCCGAAGAGCGGGTCGTGA
- a CDS encoding ABC transporter ATP-binding protein — protein sequence MNPATKPIDMQPSAHLRLVNDRAGDASGIKLSGVSKTYRTRDGDVPSLRPLDFDIHDGEFFVVVGPSGCGKSTLLKLISGLLPPTSGEILVEGEKVTTPHGNVGIVFQNALLLPWRNILGNVMLPIDMKRLPRDKYLPRAKELLKLVGLEGFEKKLPWQLSGGMQQRASICRALVHDPRIMLMDEPFGALDALTRERMNVELMRIQRETRKTVLLITHSIPEAVFLADRVLVMTERPGAIAAIYDVPLPRPRSLDVMADPVFTELVQRIRKHFFSQGALD from the coding sequence ATGAATCCTGCGACGAAACCCATCGACATGCAGCCGTCCGCACATCTGCGCCTGGTGAACGACCGCGCCGGCGATGCATCCGGCATCAAGCTGTCCGGCGTCTCCAAGACCTACCGCACGCGCGACGGCGACGTGCCGTCGCTGCGGCCGCTCGACTTCGACATCCACGACGGCGAGTTCTTCGTCGTGGTCGGGCCAAGCGGCTGCGGCAAGTCCACGCTGCTCAAGCTGATCTCGGGATTGCTGCCGCCGACATCGGGCGAGATCCTGGTCGAGGGCGAGAAGGTGACGACACCGCACGGCAATGTCGGAATCGTGTTTCAGAACGCGCTGCTGCTGCCCTGGCGCAACATCCTGGGCAACGTGATGCTGCCGATCGACATGAAGCGGCTGCCGCGGGACAAATATCTCCCTCGCGCCAAGGAGCTGTTGAAACTGGTCGGGCTCGAAGGCTTCGAGAAGAAGCTACCCTGGCAGCTCTCCGGCGGTATGCAGCAGCGCGCTTCGATCTGCCGCGCGCTGGTGCATGATCCCAGGATCATGCTGATGGACGAGCCGTTCGGCGCGCTCGATGCGCTGACGCGCGAACGCATGAATGTCGAGCTGATGCGAATCCAGCGCGAGACCAGGAAGACGGTGCTCTTGATCACGCATTCGATTCCGGAGGCCGTGTTTCTCGCCGACCGCGTGCTTGTGATGACCGAGCGTCCCGGCGCGATCGCCGCGATCTACGACGTGCCGCTGCCGCGCCCGCGCTCGCTCGACGTGATGGCTGATCCTGTCTTCACCGAGCTCGTGCAGCGCATCCGCAAGCATTTCTTCTCGCAAGGTGCGCTGGATTAG
- a CDS encoding Gfo/Idh/MocA family protein produces the protein MTTQRLGLIMNGVTGRMGLNQHLIRSIVAIRDQGGVRLKNGDRIMPDPILVGRSADKVEALARRFNITRWTTDLDAALADKNDTMFFDAATTQARPGLLTQAINAGKHVYCEKPIATNFEEALEVVKLANAKGVKHGTVQDKLFLPGLKKIAFLRDSGFFGRILSVRGEFGYWVFEGGWQEAQRPSWNYRSEDGGGIILDMVCHWRYVLDNLFGNVQSVSCIGNTDIPERFDEQGTKYKATADDSAYATFQLEGGIIAHINMSWVTRVYRDDLVTFQVDGTLGSAVAGLTDCMIQARQATPRPVWNPDEKRLHDFYGDWQRVPDNVSYDNGFKEQWEMFIRHVYEDAPYKFTLLEGAKGVQLAECALKSWKERRWIDVAPIKA, from the coding sequence ATGACCACCCAACGCCTCGGCCTCATCATGAACGGCGTCACCGGCCGCATGGGGCTCAACCAGCATCTGATCCGCTCGATCGTGGCGATCCGCGACCAGGGCGGCGTTCGCCTGAAGAACGGCGACCGAATCATGCCCGACCCGATCCTGGTCGGCCGCAGTGCCGACAAGGTCGAGGCGCTCGCCAGGCGCTTCAACATCACGCGCTGGACCACCGACCTCGATGCCGCGCTCGCCGACAAGAACGACACCATGTTCTTCGACGCCGCGACCACGCAGGCGCGCCCCGGTCTGCTCACTCAGGCCATCAACGCCGGCAAGCACGTCTATTGCGAGAAGCCGATCGCGACCAATTTCGAGGAAGCCCTCGAGGTCGTGAAGCTTGCGAACGCCAAGGGCGTCAAGCACGGCACGGTGCAGGACAAGCTGTTCCTGCCCGGCCTGAAGAAGATCGCCTTCCTGCGCGATTCCGGCTTTTTCGGCCGCATCCTCTCGGTGCGCGGCGAGTTCGGCTATTGGGTGTTCGAAGGCGGCTGGCAGGAGGCGCAGCGGCCGTCCTGGAATTACCGCAGCGAGGACGGCGGCGGCATCATCCTCGACATGGTCTGCCACTGGCGCTACGTGCTCGACAACCTCTTCGGCAACGTCCAGAGCGTGAGCTGCATCGGCAACACCGACATCCCCGAGCGTTTCGACGAGCAAGGCACGAAATACAAGGCGACGGCGGACGATTCCGCCTACGCCACCTTCCAGCTCGAAGGCGGCATCATCGCCCACATCAACATGTCCTGGGTGACGCGCGTCTATCGCGACGACCTCGTCACCTTCCAGGTCGACGGCACGCTCGGCTCGGCGGTCGCGGGCCTCACCGACTGCATGATCCAGGCGCGGCAGGCAACCCCGAGGCCGGTGTGGAATCCCGACGAGAAGCGGCTGCACGATTTCTATGGCGACTGGCAGAGAGTGCCCGACAATGTCAGCTACGACAACGGCTTCAAAGAGCAGTGGGAGATGTTCATCCGCCACGTCTACGAGGATGCGCCCTACAAGTTCACGCTGCTCGAAGGCGCCAAGGGCGTGCAGCTCGCCGAATGCGCACTGAAGAGCTGGAAGGAGCGGCGCTGGATCGACGTCGCCCCGATCAAGGCGTGA
- a CDS encoding dihydrodipicolinate synthase family protein, with amino-acid sequence MNKPVLPMSSLSLKLPKADRSIETYRLATSRTFPAKLEGTLNRIAFSAVHTVVDPFADNDPWLSAAVDWDKTIAFREHVWDLGLGVAEAMDTAQRGMGLDWPTSLELITRSVGAAKRRNALVFSGAGTDHLAVEDAKSLDDVIRAYEEQVSAVEKVGGRIILMASRALAKLGRNADDYAKVYDRVLSQVREPVIIHWLGDMFDPALAGYWGSKDLDKAMDIAVAIINGNAAKVDGVKVSLLDKQREIDMRRRLDKRIRMYTGDDFNYAELIAGDEQGFSHALLGIFDAIAPAASYALSRLAAGDEAGFHDVLGPTVPLSRHIFKAPTRFYKTGVVFMAYLNGHQDHFTMVGGQESTRSTLHLAELFRLADKAGLLANPELATQRMKTVLATRGIES; translated from the coding sequence ATGAACAAGCCCGTCCTGCCGATGTCGTCCCTGTCGCTGAAGCTCCCGAAGGCCGATCGCTCGATCGAAACTTACCGGCTTGCGACCTCCCGTACCTTCCCCGCAAAGCTCGAAGGCACGCTCAATCGCATCGCTTTCTCGGCCGTGCACACGGTCGTCGATCCCTTCGCGGACAACGATCCCTGGCTGTCGGCCGCCGTCGATTGGGACAAGACCATCGCCTTCCGCGAGCACGTCTGGGATCTCGGCCTCGGCGTTGCCGAAGCCATGGACACCGCCCAGCGCGGCATGGGGCTGGACTGGCCGACCTCGCTGGAGCTGATCACGCGTTCGGTCGGCGCCGCCAAACGCCGCAACGCGCTGGTGTTCTCGGGGGCCGGCACGGATCATCTCGCCGTGGAGGATGCCAAGAGCCTCGACGACGTGATCCGCGCCTATGAGGAGCAGGTCTCCGCAGTCGAGAAGGTCGGCGGCCGCATCATCCTGATGGCCTCGCGCGCGCTGGCGAAGCTCGGCCGCAATGCCGACGATTACGCCAAGGTCTACGACCGCGTGCTGTCGCAGGTCCGCGAGCCCGTCATCATCCATTGGCTCGGCGACATGTTCGATCCGGCGCTGGCGGGCTATTGGGGTTCCAAAGACCTGGACAAGGCGATGGACATTGCGGTCGCCATCATCAACGGCAACGCCGCCAAGGTCGACGGCGTCAAGGTTTCGCTGCTCGACAAGCAGCGCGAGATCGACATGCGCAGGCGTCTCGACAAGCGCATCAGGATGTATACCGGAGACGACTTCAACTATGCGGAGTTGATCGCCGGCGACGAACAGGGTTTCTCGCATGCGCTGCTCGGCATCTTCGATGCGATCGCGCCGGCGGCGTCCTATGCGCTGTCGCGGCTGGCGGCGGGCGACGAGGCCGGCTTCCACGACGTGCTCGGCCCGACCGTGCCGCTGTCGCGTCATATCTTCAAGGCGCCGACGCGCTTCTACAAGACCGGCGTCGTGTTCATGGCCTATCTCAACGGCCACCAGGATCATTTCACCATGGTCGGGGGACAGGAGAGCACGCGCTCCACGCTGCATCTGGCCGAGCTGTTTCGTCTGGCCGACAAGGCCGGCCTGCTCGCCAATCCTGAACTCGCGACGCAGCGGATGAAAACCGTGCTCGCCACCCGCGGAATCGAATCCTGA
- a CDS encoding sugar phosphate isomerase/epimerase, with product MRDFSSDHRWLSLNTATVRKQGDLVAIIEACAKHGIRAIDPWRDQVASVGLERAARVVRDAGLELSGYCRGGMFTSDASRRGEVRDDNRRCVDEAKALGAPCIVLVVGGLPQYSRPGSAASKDIAAARGQVEEALAEMLDYAKQANLPLAIEPLHPAYAADRACVNTTKQALDICDRLDPGRSGMLGVALDVYHIWWDPELMSQIARAGQDRLLAFHVCDWLVPTRDILNDRGMMGDGVIDIKSVRQAVEAQGFAGYSEIEIFSNDWWGKPMDEVLRTCIARHRTVV from the coding sequence ATGCGCGACTTTTCGTCCGACCACCGCTGGCTGTCGCTGAACACGGCGACCGTCCGCAAGCAGGGTGATCTCGTCGCCATCATCGAGGCCTGTGCGAAGCACGGCATCCGGGCCATCGATCCCTGGCGCGACCAGGTCGCAAGCGTCGGCCTTGAGCGCGCCGCCCGCGTGGTGCGCGATGCCGGCCTCGAACTGTCAGGCTATTGCCGCGGCGGCATGTTCACCTCCGATGCCTCGCGCCGGGGTGAGGTGCGTGACGACAACCGGCGCTGCGTCGACGAAGCCAAGGCGCTGGGCGCGCCCTGCATCGTCCTCGTCGTCGGCGGCCTGCCGCAATATTCGCGGCCGGGCAGCGCAGCCTCGAAGGACATCGCTGCGGCGCGTGGGCAGGTCGAGGAAGCGCTCGCCGAGATGCTCGACTACGCCAAGCAGGCGAACCTGCCGCTGGCGATCGAGCCGCTGCATCCGGCCTATGCGGCCGACCGCGCCTGCGTCAACACGACCAAGCAGGCGCTCGATATCTGCGACCGGCTCGATCCTGGCCGCAGCGGCATGCTCGGCGTCGCGCTCGACGTCTATCACATCTGGTGGGACCCCGAGCTGATGAGCCAGATCGCGCGCGCCGGCCAGGATCGCCTGCTCGCCTTCCATGTCTGCGACTGGCTGGTGCCGACCAGGGACATCCTCAACGACCGCGGCATGATGGGGGACGGCGTCATCGACATCAAATCGGTGCGTCAAGCCGTCGAAGCGCAGGGCTTTGCCGGCTATTCCGAGATCGAGATCTTTTCCAACGACTGGTGGGGCAAGCCCATGGACGAGGTGCTGCGCACCTGCATCGCGCGACACAGGACGGTGGTTTAG
- a CDS encoding cytochrome P450, with translation MNADAKELAASFDLEKLTPEFYDNPYPTYRALRENEPVKRLRSGTVFLTRYDDLVTTYKNTKSFSSDKKREFLPKYGDTPLYEHHTTSLVFNDPPSHTRVRRLIMGALSPRAIAGMEGDLIKLVDGLLDAIAAKGRCELIEDFAASIPIEVIGNLLDVPHDERGPLRDWSLAILGALEPVVSPGAAARGNKAVTDFLAYLETLVERRRARPGNPERDVLTRLIQGEENGERLTEKELLHNCIFLLNAGHETTTNLIGNGLVALDQHPDQKQRLIDNPDMIKTAVEEMLRYESSNQLGNRMTTERVELGGVMLEAGTSVTLCIGAANRDPAQFPDPERFDIARAPNRHLAFATGAHQCAGMALARLEGAIAISRFLARFPNYAMSGKPVRGGRVRFRGFLSVPCSIG, from the coding sequence ATGAACGCAGATGCGAAGGAGCTGGCGGCAAGCTTCGACCTCGAGAAGCTGACGCCCGAGTTCTACGACAACCCCTATCCGACCTATCGTGCACTGCGGGAGAACGAACCGGTCAAGCGCCTGCGCAGCGGCACCGTGTTCCTGACCCGCTATGACGATCTCGTCACCACCTACAAGAACACCAAATCGTTCAGCTCGGACAAGAAGCGCGAGTTCTTGCCGAAATACGGCGACACCCCGCTCTACGAGCATCACACCACCAGCCTCGTCTTCAACGATCCGCCGTCGCATACCCGCGTGCGCCGCCTGATCATGGGCGCGCTGTCGCCGCGGGCGATCGCCGGCATGGAGGGCGATCTCATCAAGCTCGTCGACGGTCTGCTCGATGCCATCGCGGCCAAGGGCCGATGCGAGCTGATCGAGGATTTCGCCGCGTCCATCCCGATCGAGGTGATCGGCAATCTGCTCGACGTGCCCCATGACGAGCGCGGGCCGCTGCGCGACTGGTCGCTGGCGATCCTCGGCGCGCTCGAGCCTGTGGTGTCGCCCGGCGCAGCTGCGCGCGGCAACAAGGCCGTGACGGATTTCCTCGCTTATCTCGAAACGCTGGTGGAGCGCCGGCGCGCCAGGCCCGGCAATCCCGAGCGCGACGTGCTGACGCGCCTGATCCAGGGAGAGGAAAACGGCGAGCGGCTGACCGAGAAGGAGCTGCTGCACAATTGCATCTTCCTGCTCAACGCCGGCCACGAGACCACCACCAACCTGATCGGCAACGGCCTCGTCGCGCTGGACCAGCATCCGGACCAGAAGCAGCGGCTGATCGACAATCCCGACATGATCAAGACCGCGGTCGAGGAGATGCTGCGCTATGAGAGCTCGAACCAGCTCGGCAACCGCATGACCACCGAGCGCGTCGAGCTGGGCGGCGTCATGCTGGAGGCCGGCACGTCGGTGACGCTGTGCATCGGCGCGGCCAACCGCGACCCCGCGCAGTTTCCCGACCCTGAACGCTTCGACATCGCGCGCGCGCCGAATCGCCATCTCGCCTTCGCCACCGGCGCGCATCAATGCGCCGGCATGGCGCTGGCGCGTCTGGAAGGGGCGATTGCGATCTCACGCTTCCTGGCGCGCTTCCCGAACTATGCCATGAGCGGCAAGCCGGTGCGGGGCGGGCGGGTGCGGTTTCGCGGGTTTTTGAGCGTGCCCTGCTCGATCGGCTGA
- a CDS encoding phosphonopyruvate decarboxylase, with translation MHAHADAADTAPNWPDDIFAALQRFDVRQVPYVPDAGHAKLINRVLASSTMRGIPLTTEEEGVALLAGAWAGGQRGVLLMQSSGVGNCINMLSLIPILRFPFLTLVTMRGEWGEFNPWQVPMGSTTQGVFELSGVQVLRASHAAEVPAVLEAAASQAYNALTPTAVLLSQRLIGAKVFTK, from the coding sequence ATGCACGCCCACGCCGATGCTGCCGACACGGCCCCGAACTGGCCCGACGATATTTTCGCGGCCTTGCAACGCTTCGACGTCCGGCAGGTGCCTTACGTGCCCGATGCAGGCCATGCGAAGCTGATCAACCGTGTGCTTGCCTCGTCCACGATGCGCGGCATTCCCCTGACCACGGAGGAGGAGGGCGTGGCGCTGCTTGCGGGCGCCTGGGCCGGCGGACAGCGCGGCGTCTTGCTGATGCAGTCGAGCGGCGTCGGCAATTGCATCAACATGCTGTCGCTGATCCCGATCCTGCGCTTTCCTTTCCTGACGCTGGTGACCATGCGCGGCGAGTGGGGCGAGTTCAATCCGTGGCAGGTGCCGATGGGATCGACCACCCAGGGCGTGTTCGAGCTCTCGGGCGTCCAGGTGCTGCGTGCCTCGCACGCGGCTGAGGTGCCGGCCGTGTTGGAGGCCGCTGCATCGCAGGCCTACAACGCGCTGACGCCGACCGCCGTCCTCCTGTCGCAGCGCCTGATCGGCGCCAAGGTTTTCACCAAATGA
- a CDS encoding thiamine pyrophosphate-dependent enzyme: MSKANLLDRRQVVSTLLANRKDVVAIGGLGASTNDMCAAGDHARNFYLWGGMGGAAMIGLGLALAQPKLPVLVITGDGEMLMGMGSLATIGLQKPSNLSIAVLDNEAYGETGGQTSHTSAAADLVGVARACGINDSRAVTTMAEVEAFAKAVHDVSGGPRFANVKIDSAGLERILPTRDGTYIVNRLRGDLGFQPI; encoded by the coding sequence ATGAGCAAGGCCAATCTCCTCGACCGCCGTCAGGTGGTCTCCACGCTGCTGGCGAACCGCAAGGACGTCGTGGCGATCGGCGGCCTGGGTGCCTCCACCAACGACATGTGCGCGGCGGGCGACCATGCCCGCAACTTTTACCTCTGGGGCGGCATGGGCGGCGCGGCGATGATCGGCCTCGGCCTCGCATTGGCGCAGCCGAAGCTGCCGGTATTGGTCATCACCGGCGACGGCGAGATGCTGATGGGCATGGGCAGCCTTGCCACGATCGGCCTGCAGAAGCCGTCCAATCTCTCGATCGCGGTGCTCGACAACGAGGCCTATGGCGAGACCGGTGGCCAAACCAGCCACACCTCGGCCGCCGCCGACCTGGTCGGCGTCGCCCGCGCCTGCGGCATCAACGACAGCCGGGCTGTCACGACCATGGCCGAGGTCGAGGCCTTCGCCAAAGCCGTCCATGACGTCTCGGGCGGGCCGCGCTTTGCCAATGTGAAGATCGACAGCGCCGGCCTGGAGCGGATCTTGCCGACCCGCGACGGGACCTACATCGTCAACCGGCTGCGCGGCGACCTCGGCTTCCAGCCGATCTAA
- a CDS encoding TetR/AcrR family transcriptional regulator — translation MTSDLRRQLILGAAKRCFARHGYNGTTTKSVAAAAAISEALLFKHFPSKAALYAEILSDECEADPALIELLEREPSTATLVELIRGMVQHFLGPDQEEAQRLRLMATSHLDDGEFARLLYAKIETLIGSVFVASLERAVASGDARPGSGEPLNLFWFAHHTVMTAALTRLSTTPCLAYGKAEDLERQLCEFLLRGIGLNDAAIASHLGHDLAADEGKTAIAESA, via the coding sequence ATGACGAGCGACCTGAGGCGTCAATTGATCCTCGGAGCCGCGAAGCGTTGCTTTGCCCGACATGGCTACAACGGCACCACGACGAAGAGCGTGGCGGCCGCCGCTGCCATTTCCGAGGCGCTGCTGTTCAAACATTTCCCGTCCAAGGCGGCGCTGTACGCCGAAATCCTCAGTGACGAATGCGAGGCGGACCCGGCGCTCATCGAACTGCTGGAGCGGGAGCCGTCGACGGCCACTCTGGTCGAGCTGATCCGCGGTATGGTTCAGCACTTCCTCGGTCCCGACCAGGAAGAAGCGCAACGCCTGCGACTGATGGCCACCAGCCATTTGGACGATGGCGAATTCGCCCGTTTGCTGTATGCCAAGATCGAGACGTTGATCGGCTCGGTCTTCGTCGCCTCGCTCGAACGCGCCGTTGCCAGCGGTGACGCGCGGCCCGGCAGCGGTGAGCCGCTCAACTTGTTCTGGTTTGCGCATCACACGGTGATGACGGCCGCGCTGACCAGGCTGTCGACGACACCTTGCCTCGCCTACGGCAAGGCCGAAGACCTCGAGCGGCAGCTGTGCGAGTTTCTCCTGAGGGGTATCGGACTTAACGACGCCGCAATTGCTTCGCATCTGGGCCACGATCTGGCCGCGGATGAAGGCAAGACGGCGATTGCAGAAAGTGCATGA